The DNA region GGCTCCGCGCCGCCGTCCCTGACGCGTGGCTCGCGGTGATCGATCTCTATCTCGCCGGCGACTACGCCGTGGCGACACGCGCAATCGATGCCTCCCTCCAGCAGGAGCGCGAGCCCGACGTCTCGGCGGCGCTCGCGCGGATTCGCCAGGACCTTGGCGCGTCGCGGGCCGACAGCGACGAGCGACGGCAGTCCGTGCGTCGACTGCAGGGCGCGGTACTCGTGCCGCTTGAATCGCTGCTGCCGGTTTCGGTGCGCGTCGCGGATGACCCGCGGTTTCCACCCCTCGAACAGGCGCTGCGTCAGGGCATCGACGCTGTGGCCGCCGTGGAACGATCCACCGAGCCCGCCCTGGGCGCGTTCCGGGCATGGGCCCAGGTTGGCCTCATGCAGTTCCTCCTGAACACCGGCCGGGTCGCGGAGGCGGAGCAGGTGGGGCAGGGGATGCGCCTGCCGCGGCAGCTTCCGGATCTGCAGGCCGAGCATGACCTGCTGCGCGGGGTGGTGCGCGAGCGCACCGCGCGCATCGTCACCGGCGGGGCGAGCGGCGGGCAGACGTTCGTGGTGCCCGAGGCGGTCGGCGCACAAGGCGCGATCGGGAGCGGCAGCGCGGCGGGGGGCGTCACCGGGCGTGTGGATCGCGCCGTGCTCGCCCGCCGGTACTGGGCGTCAGCGGCCCGATGGTACGAGCGGGTCCTCGACGCCAGGCCTTCCCATCCCGAAGCACGTCTGCGTCTGGCGCGCACGTGGCTGGATCGCGGTGAGGCGGACCGGGCGCTGACGATGCTCGCACCGCTCGTGACACCGCCCTGTGCCTCGTCGGTCTGTGCCCTCGCCGTGCTCTTCACGGGCGAGGCGTACGAGCGTCGCGGCGAGGTTGGCCGCGCGGCCGAGTCGTACCGGGCTGCCAGCGCCGATGCCCGCACCCGGCAATCGGCGGTGCTGGCCCTGCTGGGCCTGTCGCTGCCTGATGACGCGGAGCAGGGGCTCGTGCTGGCCCGTACCCTGGCAGGCTCGTCGGCACCGACAGACGATCTCCCCGACGCGTGGAGCGTGTACGTCGGCGGCCGCCGCGATGATGTGGAGGCCGTGCTCGGGCCGTTGCGGCGAGGG from Luteitalea sp. TBR-22 includes:
- a CDS encoding lipopolysaccharide assembly protein LapB is translated as MIDLYLAGDYAVATRAIDASLQQEREPDVSAALARIRQDLGASRADSDERRQSVRRLQGAVLVPLESLLPVSVRVADDPRFPPLEQALRQGIDAVAAVERSTEPALGAFRAWAQVGLMQFLLNTGRVAEAEQVGQGMRLPRQLPDLQAEHDLLRGVVRERTARIVTGGASGGQTFVVPEAVGAQGAIGSGSAAGGVTGRVDRAVLARRYWASAARWYERVLDARPSHPEARLRLARTWLDRGEADRALTMLAPLVTPPCASSVCALAVLFTGEAYERRGEVGRAAESYRAASADARTRQSAVLALLGLSLPDDAEQGLVLARTLAGSSAPTDDLPDAWSVYVGGRRDDVEAVLGPLRRGLRP